Below is a window of candidate division TA06 bacterium DNA.
TCAAGACCGCTTTTGAAGCCCTGAAGAAAATAAAACTGGGCGAGTTGGAACGGATAGTGATAGAGACTGGGGATGAGAAGATATTCCTGCGCCAGGCCGGGCGGATGGTGCTGATGATCTCAGCCGACTCCTCGGCCAAGGTGGGACTGGTGATGGTCAACAGCAAACGGGCGGCGGAACAGGCGGAAAACATGGCCAAACGAGACCCCAACCGCTGATCGTTTCAGCCTGAGACGGGAAATACAGATCATAAAAGCAAACGCTATGAAAGAAACACTGAATCAAATAAACGAGATCTCCGGGGTCAAAGGCAGCCTGGTGGTGGATAACGAGGGTTTGGTGATCGCCTCCAACCTGATGTCGGGCCTGGAGGAGAGGACCATCAGCGCCATGGTGGCCGGTATCTACCAGGAAATAATCCGGGCCATTCGGCCGACCGAAGGAGCGGAGCTTTCCGGGGTGCAGCTTTCGGCCAGCGAAGGCAGCATCATATTCCTGTGTGCGCCGGAATGCATCCTGACCGTGATCACCGAGCCCGGGGCCAATATCGGCTTGGTCTCAATCAAGATGAAAGCCAGCCTGGAACGTTTAATGAAAATTTTATGACCAATCTCCAGTTCGTCATCTCGGAAGAGGTCACCATAGCGGTGGAACGGGAGATGGCCGTGTACATCAAGTCCTCCCGGGCCAAATGCGCCATCCTTTTGTCCAAGAACGGTCACCTAATCAGCCAGTCCGGTTATATCACCGATTTCAACCTACAGCCGATCTCGGCCCTGATCGGAGGCATCTTTTCTTCCACCCAGGCCCTGGCCCATCTGGTGCATGAGGAAAAGTTCAAGGTGATGTTCCAAGAGGGCTCGAAATGGAACGTCTATTTCTGCCTGGTAGCCGAACATTTTATTTTGGCCACCATCTTTGATAAATCAACGGTGGTGGGCATGATCCGCCATGCCGCCGCCGAAGCCGAGAAAACCCTGGCTCCGCATCTGGAAAAGACCCTGAGTGACGAAGGCGACAACGCCCCTCTGGCGGATGAAGAAATCGCGGAACCGGCATCAGCCGGGAGACAGGAAAAGCAGGAAATAATTTTGCCTGACCTGAACAAGGAAGTGGAGGATGCCCTGTCCAAGCTGTTCTCCTGACGGCGCGCTGTTTAAATCCAAAAGCCTTAACCATTCAATTCAAATAAGATCATGTCTTTAATCAACTATTCATCCAAAGAGATCGCCTGCAAGTTAGTCTATTACGGGCCGGGCCGCTGCGGCAAGACCACGAACCTTCAGTATATCTACGGAAAAATTCCGGATGAGAAGCGAAGCTCCATGATCAGCCTGGCCACCGAAAAGGACCGCACCCTGTTCTTTGATTTTTTGCCTTTGGAACTGGGAACCATCGCCGGTTATAAGACCAGGGTCCAGCTTTACACCGTGCCCGGCCAGGTATTCTACAACTCCACCCGCAAATTAGTGCTGCAGGGTGCGGACGGAGTGGTGTTCGTGGCCGATTCCCAGGTGGACCTGTGGCAGGAGAACCAGGAGAGCCTCCATAACCTGCGGGACAACCTGGCCGGCCTGGGGATGGACATTTACAAGATACCTTTGGTGATGCAGTACAACAAACGGGACCTGTCAAATATCATGCCGGTGGCCGACCTGAACGCCGGGCTGAATTTCAGGCGGGCCCACCATTTCGAAGCGATAGCCACCACCGGGGTTGGGGTGTTTGACACCCTAAAGACCATCAGCGCGCTGGTGCTGCAGTCGCTTTCCGCCA
It encodes the following:
- a CDS encoding roadblock/LC7 domain-containing protein, yielding MTNLQFVISEEVTIAVEREMAVYIKSSRAKCAILLSKNGHLISQSGYITDFNLQPISALIGGIFSSTQALAHLVHEEKFKVMFQEGSKWNVYFCLVAEHFILATIFDKSTVVGMIRHAAAEAEKTLAPHLEKTLSDEGDNAPLADEEIAEPASAGRQEKQEIILPDLNKEVEDALSKLFS
- a CDS encoding roadblock/LC7 domain-containing protein; translated protein: MKETLNQINEISGVKGSLVVDNEGLVIASNLMSGLEERTISAMVAGIYQEIIRAIRPTEGAELSGVQLSASEGSIIFLCAPECILTVITEPGANIGLVSIKMKASLERLMKIL
- a CDS encoding GTPase domain-containing protein — encoded protein: MSLINYSSKEIACKLVYYGPGRCGKTTNLQYIYGKIPDEKRSSMISLATEKDRTLFFDFLPLELGTIAGYKTRVQLYTVPGQVFYNSTRKLVLQGADGVVFVADSQVDLWQENQESLHNLRDNLAGLGMDIYKIPLVMQYNKRDLSNIMPVADLNAGLNFRRAHHFEAIATTGVGVFDTLKTISALVLQSLSAKYKK